The sequence TGAGTTTCTATTCCCACTTGGTTAGTCTTAAATATCTTACTGATTGGAGAGTattccaatccccccccccccccgttgctggACTTCCACATTTGATGCATAACCATACATACCTCACATCAATCCTCTGTAAATTTTGTGTGACTTCAGCCCTCCCCCCATCCTCTCCTCCCATCATTGGTAGGTATGGTTTTGGAAAACACTCATTTTCTTTTAGGTCACCTACAATGGCAGGAGGCTTGTTTGCAATGGACAGAGAATATTTCAATGAACTTGGACAATATGATAGCGGCATGGACAtctggggaggggaaaacctgGAAATATCATTTCGGGTATGTATGCTATTTTTGCAGACTATAACCTTTTTTCTTGGATGAGGACCCAGATTGAACCACAGTTCTTTACATACTATGGTTGTGcagtaattttatttcattttgcagaGCAGTTCTGTGAATGTTGAAAGTTCTTCTAAAATAGGTGTCGGGAATCTTTTCTGGTCAGACCAGATAgttaatttttcttaaaaataaatttcctttttcatatcacaactcccatcacctccagctagcaggcccagtggtcaggcatgatgggaattgtagtcccaaaagagctgaagaccaaagtttgggaaaccctaatcTAGAAGTTATAGCTTCTATCAGCTGTAATCCTTTCTAACTATGTTAAATAGACCAACATCTTCAGAAACCACACCTATGCTTAATATGACCTTAAGTAATAATCCTTTGTTTTATTAATTACTTCTGTTTCTGAGCAGATCTGGATGTGTGGGGGCAAACTTCTCATCATCCCATGCTCCAGAGTCGGACACATCTTTCGTAAAAGGCGACCTTATGGCTCCCCAGGCGGGCAGGACACCATGGCGCACAACTCTCTACGGCTAGCTCATGTGTGGATGGATGAATATAAGGCAAGATGGCCACTACTGTAGAATTACAAGCCATAGCAAAAGGTGGATGTATCTGGGTGCCTTGGTGGTCACAGCAGGGATGGATATTCAGAAACTCTGGTCCCGTTCCTGAAAAGTGGTAGCTTTTTCATCTTCTACTTTTTGTGTGATATCAGAACCTTTCAATATAGGTTCTGAGTTGTAACAAAAGTTTAGAAATTTGCATTGATAATTGCAGTAGGGAAGATTAAAGAAATGTAGTCCAGAGGCGTAAGTGATAGAAATGAaatataaaacactaaacattctCAATTTTACTGAAAGGAAACTGGTGGAATTCCATCCTGATTTCACCAAATGCTGTTGGATGATCTCTGCAGAAACCAGCAGTCCCACGTCTTCTGCTATTCTTTCCTTGGTGACATGTAGTAAAACagtaaatcaaaacaaaattGGTCCTACCTGAAGCATAGGTTTCGTAGGTTACGAGGGGCTAACTGGGGCCCATCCCTTTGGGGTCTGCAGTTATGTTTTCTAACTTAGGATATATGTTCATTATTTATCTTCGCATTCTTACGTACATGCACGTTTTGAGCCAGGGTAGGAGATAGGCAATTATGttcagatttttttgaaatggaCACAGTTTGCAGCTGCTATGAAAAACTGAATAGAGCGAGCTGACCCCCCACAAATCAATGCTCCTGCCTTTGTCATGTGATTGAGACCTGTCCCAACCCAGATAACCCCTTGTCAACCTATGGAAATGAgggtgtgatgatgatgatgatgatgatgatgtatctCATTGGTTTCCCACTCCTGCACCACTTCGTTGGTTGGTTGAGGGAGTGGGACATTCACAGTGTGATTGTCATGAATCCAGGAATGAGAGACAAAGCAGATGGGGAATGCTGTTTTTGGCAATGGTCCCATAGGTCCCATAATGTGTGGTTCTGCCCTTGGTCATtattggctggataggcacagtaGTTTCAAAGTGTAGCTTTATAGCATGTACAAACCGCATTGGTTTACAGTTCAGAGAAATTGGctttttgcttgttttgttttcagccCTGTGTATTCATCCTCACTTCAAAATAGAATCATTGTTCTGAACTGTAATTCTTCCTACCACACTTTCCTCTCTATGACATAGGAACAGTATTTTGCTCTGCGACCAGAATTACGGACAAGGAACTATGGCAATATTACTGATCGTGTGGAGTTGAGAAGAAAGTTGAACTGCAAATCGTTTAAATGGTATTTAGACAATATCTACCCAGAGATGCAAATTTCTGGTTCTAATGCCAAAGTACCGCCGCCACTCTTTTTCAACAAAGGGCAAAAACGACCAAAAACATTGCAACGTGGACGGGTAAGATGCTGTTCTAACTCTTCAGGTTCTTTAAAATCTGAAAAATGTAGTTATAAAGATCACAAAAGCTGGCATctgaattaaaacaaacaattatTACTTTCTAGCTGTTGTGCAGCTTCGCAATAAGAGTAGCTTTGAAAATCTGTAATTATGCACTGTAGTTTTTAGATCAAATATGCTAAAGGTATCCTATCAGTCTTACTTGCCTTGCTTCCTGTGCAGGTTAACAACCTTCATTATGGATGAATGCCTTTCACATTTGTAGGCCACTATAATCTCTTGTCTGATCAGAAGCCCTCTTGCTTTAGGACAGGGTGGTCCAAGCACTCAAACAAAGTAGGCCACAAGAGTACTTCGACACATAACCTGGGGAGCCacacactgaattaaatttccatatcataaagtgtttgcaatatatatagtcggtcacgactggacctaatggtcaggggtccctttacctttacctaattactCCTAAGTTAGCCTgttttgcaacataaaaatgtgCATAGGTGCATGCAACTTTCTCTTTTATCTCTGCTTAGCCTTGAGACTGCAACAAGTAGCTTTGGGCAAAGTCGCTGTCTCTGAGGTTACCTTATCAGCAcacaaagtttttgttttttaaaaaaaagataggcTGAAGAGCTTATAGTTTACTGTGTCTGTGTGCTAAAACTTTTGTGTCCTTACTAGTCTCTACTACGCATATCTCCTAGAAATCTGTCAACAGAGTTGCTTCTGAGATTGCAACAATACCTTGAGCTAGTGGAAATTATTCTAGAGATACAACTAGGCATGGGTGGAGCCAGGACTTTTGTTAGAAcggatgtgattggtcagttaagtatttctattgtttcacttgatgcggggggggggggagagagctgccCCCtaccccccttggctacgccaaTGTTGTTAGGGGAAATTCTATAGAGAACACATAAAAGAACCTTCTGCCTCTTTCCTCCAAACGTCTCCCATTTTTTCCATAATGCTCTCCCCCATCCTCTCCCTTATATAATATGGCAAGAATGAATAGTATTGTGATTGCAGACATTTTCCAGTTGtcttatgtgtgtgtttcttttgcaGCTGCTTCAtcttcagacaaataaatgtcttgttgcccaaggccacccaagTCAAAAAGGAGGACTTGTTGTGGTCAGAGAGTGTGATTACAATGATCAAAATCAGGTAAGTGCCTGAAGACAGCACTTACTTTCTCCTTGCTTTGCTTTCCCTAGCATTGTTCAGTGTTCATTTTTATAGTCTCCAGTGTTGCTTTATTTTGATCACTCCttcataacattaaaaaaaccacacccaaaTTCCTTCCTCTATAGACACGAAAAGGGTCTCTCACTTGATATCCTCTCATTGTATGCTCTGGTCATCTATATCTTTTGACACTTACATCACATAAAGCTTTCTGTTTGTATCAATTCCCTTTCTGTTATTTCAGGACTGATCACTCAGATAAATACATCAGTATCCATTAGCTACTTTTACAAATTTTTGCCACTGTTGTCTGCTTCAAAATCACTTACTAAAAGGAGGCTTTGTGGATTCCTTAAGTACCTCACTACACTAGGTGATACATTCAGAATTCTGCTCAGTGCTTGAGGTCCATTCCAGGGACTTTCCAGGGCAACAAGAACAGATCTGCTTCAAAATGTGCCTTGAGGAGAGGCCTCATGTCCTGGAAATAAGTTCAATAGAGTTACTGGCCCATATGAATGTGGATTTAAAATAGCCAGAGAAATTATATCTGATCCATAAATGCACAGCCGTTAGAGGGTTTCAGAATTAAAGCAAACATTTGGCATCCTCCCTACTTTTAGGTAATTTtagagaagcaaaaaaaaaagggcggGGAGAGAAAACTGGGAGTTTTCCATTGCTAGCACCTCTCCACATGTTCAGATTGGTCTaatatatttcctttttaaagctcAGCTCATACTTGTTCACAGAAAATAAGTATCTGTGGTAGTTTTTTCTGCTTAAggtaaacagattttttttttcactcAATGCCTAATTTGAAAACGGAATTGTTAtggttccaaggggttgctcgagagcaagcaggcaaatgcgtccctgctcggctgtgaagccttgcttttgatgccaaaataaactttatctgtccagagcgccactctcccatggctggctcattcactggcagaatccgtgagtgggcggtccttaaaccttccccagcagagtagctTCTTGacacccagtctgcgcctcccctctcgtcgtggaagcttactgcgcaagaagggcgtgggtaacggaggacctctctcctccccgctttgcccaggcaaggtgtcctggcaccgtcTCGCCTCCTctgagccctgaagctcctctccactggaagcgtagttactctcctccgctgaggaggagctgcttcccacgatctttgggggctctctgtaatccatccggcttttcccctctcccccctgagccgatggcagttccctgacaggaatCTTACTTAAATGCAATTAATAGGAAATTAATCTGCTTTAAAATACTTTAGAAAGCTGAGATTTTACACTGTGATTTGTGGTTGTTTTTATGTTACTATTTTACTGCTTGTATTTTTGTACAATACTTAGagatttagaaatgcttttaaataaataaatacattattccACTATTAGGTATGGCTTTACAATGAAGATCATGAGCTGATCCTAAACAATCTCCTATGCTTGGATGTGTCTGAATCTCGCACTTCTGACCCACCACGCCTTATGAAATGCCATGGATCAGGAGGATCTCAGCAATGGGTGCTTGGGGTGAGTTGCGGACAAGAGTGGATGATTTCagatctctttctgtgtgtgtctttgtgtgggTAGGTATGCGATTTTCTAATTCTGAAAATCACATATGGGTTAACAATTCCACAGTAATGTTTTTCAGTACAGGTTTCCTATTAAATGATGTATGTGCTCATCTAAATTATGTGGAGATCGGTGGAGGAGTGAACTATCATGTAAATGGGCCATTGTTGGAATAAAAATCCAAATACCTCCTTTTGAGGTTACACGGAATAACCTGACAAGCTTAACAATGGAAGACATTTATCTACTGGGGAGTAGCCATGCTGGAAACATTTAATCCAGAGTCCGATTTGCAAAAACCTGGCCATATATGGGTTGACTGTAGATCTAATTGGGTATTCAGAACTACACAAAGATTGTTGCAAGAGGGAGGAGAATGGAGCCATGCACTCTCAACACCAGCCCCTCAATACTCTCCACATACTGGAGGGCATGTCTGCAGGAGAGCTGTGCAATAAATTGCCATATTGTTGAATATCGGTACTGTATTGAAATAACATTGTGATAAGTGTTTCCACAAGGCAATATGCCACTAAGCAAAAAATGGAGACTTAACAGCTTCCCAGGgggtagctcagctgaaggacACTTTGCATTGCAGGCATGGTGTCTCCAGCtttgcttgctctctccctcctccctcctaacCAATAAGAAATGACGCCAGGGTAGTGCATTGCATTTTGAAAATGTGCCTCTTTACTACCATGTCTGGTTATTTTGAAATGAAAGTCTGTTCTGCAGTCCAAATCACATAGAGGGCActaggaagttagattggcttcaaccagagccagggccttttcaactctggctccggcctggtggaacgctctgcctcatgagaccagggccctgcaggatctgatttctttccgcagggcctgtaagacagagttgttccgcctggcctttggcttggatccaatttgattccctccctccctctctctcttttttcttttccttctcctcctgcaatgaggctacattttaatattttaatgttccgttattgtaatgttgtattttatttttgtttttaagttgtaatcattcttcttgtttttattattgcttgtaagccgctctgagcctggccttggctggggagggcggggtataaataaaaaattgttgttattattattattattaggctggaGAAGGCTGACCTATAGCAATATCCCATGAGATGACCTCTCCGGGATTAGCTTCATGGAATCAATAATCTCACTGTTTTTGTCTACAGTGGTAACGTATTGTAATGTTTGCAGAGTTCCCCagctttgcaatacagtggtacctcgggttaagtacttaattcgctccggaggtccgttcttaacctgaaactgttcttaaattgaagcaccactttagctaatggggcctcccgctgctgccacattgctggagcacgatttctgttctcatcctgaagcaaagttcttaacccgaggtctatttctgggttagcggagtctgtaacctgaagcgtatgtaacccgaggtaccactgtacatagatttGGCTAAGAAAAGTGATCCAAGCAGATCACTGCAGCATCAAGCTTCAAACATTAGTGCCTGAATATTCAGAGTTCCTGTCCTCTAGATGAGTGGTGACTGAATCAGGGCAACATTTTAACCTAGTAAGGTCAGCTCTTCTCACCCCAGCAAAGACAATAATCTCATTCAGAAGCaggttttgagctgctttgcctcAACTGTTGCGTTTTATTTTTCTGTCTCCAGAAACATAATCGACTCTATCAGGTGTCCGTCGGGCAATGCATGAAGGTAGCTGATCCGCTTAGCCTCAAAGGATATGTGACCATGGCAATTTGTGACGGCTCCCTCCCTCAGCAGTGGCGCTTTGAAAGCTGAGTGACAGCGAAGGCCCATTTCCACAGTAGCCCATAGTTGACCTTATAGAGCCTGCGGTCCCTGCTGCTATTTCTGAAACGGAACAGTTTGGGAAGCTTTTAGAAGCAAGCGGAATAGGAGCTGTGGCAGCCACGTTTCAATCTCTACACACATAGAAGTGCAATTCATGTAAGTTTTTTGCACTTCCCTGGCAAATGTAGATACTCTAAATAGTTAGACCATTGTATTTAATTAGGAAAGAAAATTAATATTGAATATTTCCAATAGTCAGATGACTACCTTGTCTTGCCAGTACTTCATGCACAAGTATTACTGTACTATTATTTTCTTTGTTTGGATGATGAATTATTTTAACTGATCTGGAAAaagaatattcatttttaaacaaatctcagtatttaattttaattcattAATTTTAACATGTTACATTGTTAACATTTTATGTCACAGCATTTAAAATAAGTCATTACAGATTTTGATGACTCTGGCCAGCATCCAGAATCATGAAGTGGAAATATGTTTATGCAGTGGGTCTCATGCCTTCTGCCTGCTGCCCTCCTGTATCCCAAAAGCCTCCCCTGACGATCTGGGAATCCTTAGGGAGGTATGGGAATGGGGGCTGCAGCAGTCGGGAACAATTACTGGAATTCAAGTAGGGGCTGACTTGCAATAGCAGAAGTGCCTTTCTGCTTGCAAATCTTCAGGTGCCACCATATGAAATTGGCATTTTAAGAGCAAGTATGGTACTTTTTCTGTTATAATCAGTTTCTGAGTGAAGAGGTCAACAGAAATGATTATGGTGCAAGATGTATGTATCTCAAGACACTTGTGTGGACTTTTAAATTTCTTCCTTTGGATTGAAAGCATTAATTGCTTATTTTTCCTTTATTGGTCCATTCAGCACTGGTTTAAAATGCAGTTGCATAATAAACTTGTGAAAATACTTCAGGGTTAACAATGTTTGAAacattttctgtctttctttgaaatCGAGCAATATGCTTAAGACCTTGTCCAAAGGGAGTGTGGGAGATCTGTACCTTATGAGAATTTCTTAAGTTTTAATTTGCCACAGAGTTAATTTTTACTGATTTGTGGACTGTATGCTGCTCAACATACAAATGGAATACCAGCTAGTGTGTGCCACCTGTCTTATTTTAACAGGTCATCTAGTTAGGCCTGCATCCCCAGCACATAACACAGCACACTATGAACGCTTCTGAGCATAGACTGCACTTTCATTTCAGTGAAGCTAGCAGCTCTGTAAGTATGGGGAAGAAAGCCCTTGTTAGGAAACAGCCCTCATGAAGTATATAATCCAACAAAACAATGGCTATCAGCCTACACTGTGTTCATACAGAAAGAAAGCTGTGGGTGGAAGTTGCAGCGCCAATTCAAGGAATTTGAATCTGTCCTAATATTTACTGTACCTTATTTTCAAAGAATTGAGCAGATTGTATCCAGATGTAGAAGGCTATGGTATCCAGAATAGAAAATTGGGTGGAGCTCTTGTGGGCAGTGATTTTACTCTGCAGATCATTCAAAAGCCATATACTATAAATAGTCTGGGAAGCATTCAGATTATATGAACTAGCACTGTGTATCTGCTCTAGTTTGGAGTAAAGGtgatggatttatttttatattattatggCTGCTTCTCTCTTTGAATGGCAGTGCAGTGCTATACCAAATCTTGAGGCTCCTAAGAAAACCATCTAGGAACATTCTGGTAAAATAAACATTTCCAAATGAAAATATAGAGGTAATATTTATAgatgtaaaatattttatttgtaaatGCTGATCTTCTAAATCTGTTTCCACAAATTTCAAAGCCCATAACACTCTGTATACTTCAAAAATTCATTTTTTGCCAACATTAGATAACTATTATACAGAACAGAAAAAACCTGTAGGACAAATACTGGTAGGATGTTGGAATATTGTAcaagagaagaaaaatattcgAGAAACAAATTTCATACAGCTATTTATCAAGAGAAAAATATATACAATTGATTTATTCTGTAAGATAAAAATACATCATGCCATATACATTACAAGTTCAGAACTGTAGCACTGAATA is a genomic window of Podarcis muralis chromosome 12, rPodMur119.hap1.1, whole genome shotgun sequence containing:
- the GALNT11 gene encoding polypeptide N-acetylgalactosaminyltransferase 11 isoform X2, coding for MEMREDEKCKEKSYPHDLPYASIIICFYNEAFSALLRTVHSVLDRTPSNLLHEIILVDDSSELADLKEELDAYLTKNLPNNIKLVRNEKREGLIRGRMIGASHATGKVLVFLDSHCEVNELWLQPLLTPIQESRKTVVCPVIDIISADTLTYSSSPVVRGGFNWGLHFKWDLVPLSELEGPEGATSPIKSPTMAGGLFAMDREYFNELGQYDSGMDIWGGENLEISFRIWMCGGKLLIIPCSRVGHIFRKRRPYGSPGGQDTMAHNSLRLAHVWMDEYKEQYFALRPELRTRNYGNITDRVELRRKLNCKSFKWYLDNIYPEMQISGSNAKVPPPLFFNKGQKRPKTLQRGRLLHLQTNKCLVAQGHPSQKGGLVVVRECDYNDQNQVWLYNEDHELILNNLLCLDVSESRTSDPPRLMKCHGSGGSQQWVLGKHNRLYQVSVGQCMKVADPLSLKGYVTMAICDGSLPQQWRFES